Part of the Sodalinema gerasimenkoae IPPAS B-353 genome is shown below.
ATTCCCCCTGGGAGTCCCAAAGCTGAACATCTAACCCGGAAACCGTCGCCAATTGTAGATTGAGAGGCGAGGATTGAGGCAGATAGTCCGCCCCCCAAACCACATCTCCATGGCCCTGCAACACCTGGCGAAAGGGATTTCCAACCTGCCATCGATTCAACACCCCATCTTCCCCCAAACTTCCCACCTCAGTCCCCTCCGGACTGAAAGCCACACGCCGCAAATGGCTATTATGTCCCTTTAACTGCTGTAACAGCGTTCCCTGACGGGACCAAATCTTCAGTTCCCGATCAACCCCAGCCGAGGCAAACCGCTGTCCATCAGGACTGAAGGCGACGGTGGTCACTCCCGCCTCATGATGACTGAGGGTTTTGAGTAAACCCTCCGACGGATGCCATAGACGGACCTTATGATCGCTGTACCCGGCGACGATCAGCTCGCCATCGGGACTGTAGGCGATCGCCAACCCTGGTGCATCCACCTCGTCAAAGCTTTGCAATAACTGGCCATCGGTTCCCCAGATTTTTAAGGTTCCATCGACACTCAGGGAGGCGAACTGATGGCCCTGGGGATGAAAATCTACGGTTCGCGAGAAGGTTTCATGGCCCTCTAGGACTTGTAACAGGTTTCTGTCTGCAACAGACCATAATCGTACGTTCACATCCCGGCCCACGGATACCAGTTGACGACCATCAGGACTCCAGGCCACCTCTGCCACTTCGGCCCGATGATCCTTCAGGGTCTTCTCCAGAGTGCCGTTGACCGACCAAATGTAAATCGTCCCCTCAAAGGTTGCCACCGCTAAGGATTGACTGTCGGGGCTAAATTTGATGCTTTGTACCGTCGAGGTATGGGAAAGAGTCTGGACAAGGGTTCCATCTCGCCGCCAAATTTTAGCGGTTTGGTCAATGCCTGAGGTGGCGAAGAATTGACCGTCGGCACTAAAATCTAAGCCCAAGCTTAACTCGCTGTGAGCCTGAAGGCGATGAAACTGATAATTGCCATAGAGGGCCCGTTGTAAGCTTTCCTGAGTCTGGCGATCTAAGTCCTGGCTCACCCCAGCGGGGATAAACTGGAGTTGTTGATAGTTCTGTCGCGCTTGTAGGGCTTGAATCAGGGCATCGAGTTGCTCGTTGGAGGCAAAACTCCCTTTCGATGCGGCCATCATCGCCTTGATTTCACTCACGGCCGTCTGTTGATAGGCCCGGAACGTACCGATTCCCAGGGCGATCGCCCCCACTAGGGCCACTGTTAACCCAGCCAATAGGCGACGTTGACGACGGCTACTCTCCCACTCAATCTCCAGCCGTGCTTCAGCTTCTTCTAATCGTGCCCGTTCAAGTCTGACTTGAATCTCCCGTTGTTCTAGGTCTTGACTGGCACTGAGATAGCGATAGTCTAAGTCCCCCAGACCCTTCTGTTGCGTCCAGTCTAGGGCTTCTTGTAGGGCTTTGCCTCGTAACAATCGGGATTCATCCTGATAGCCTGACTCAATCCAAGCGTTGAGCAATGAGGCATAGGGACGCAGACGGTTGAGCTGTTCATCAACCCAATCCCGGTTAAACACTTGATAGTAGATGGGGTTTTTGACCCGCAGATAGCCATCTCGTTTTTCCACGATCCCCGAGAGAAGCAACTCCGTTTGGGCTGGACATTCGATCGCCGCAATGGAAAGCACTTCTGCGGGAGACTGTTCTGAGCGCCACACTTGACGATAGAGACTGAGCAATTCTCCCACTCGTTTTTCATCATAGAGGAGGCGATCGCGAATGGTTTTGAGATGTTCCGGTTCGTCTTGGGCTTCCCAATGGTGGAGAATCTTTTCTTGCACACAACTATCAATAAATGGTTGTGTGTCCTGCCCACAAATTTGCTCCCGAGAGGACTGTTCTTGATAGGAATCGAGAAGTAATTGACAGAGTTTTTGCATGAGAAAGGGTTGTCCCCCCGTCCAATACAAAATATGCTCTAATGCCGCTATGGGCTGGGCAAAGATTGCGGCTAATCCCTCCACAAGAGGCGTCGCTTCTTGCCGCTTAAATCCCTGTAGAGAAATGCCTCGCCCCACATTAAAGGGAGTGCGATTTTTATCCGCAATCAATTCTCCCGGCGTGGCTACCCCAAACAGGGCAAAACTCAAACGCTGATATTGGGGCTGATCCGCACGACGATTGTAGCAGCTACGAATCAGAGCAAAAAAATCATCGGTGGCGAATTTTAGAGCTAGAATACTGTCAATTTCATCAATTAAAATCACCAAGGGCTGTTGCGTTTTTGCCAGCAGAATTTCCCCAATAAACTCTCCCAAACGAGCCGGCGGCGGTAACTCCAGGCGATCGCGCCACCATTGTCGGAGATTGGTTTTGAGTTGAAACTGTTTACTGAGAATGGCGGCGATCGCCGCATACCATTGTTCTACATTGACCTGTTGCGTGCCAATGGCCGTTAAATCCAAGGCCCCCGGAATCACCCCCGCCTCCCGTAACCGGGCCATCACCTGCACC
Proteins encoded:
- a CDS encoding AAA-like domain-containing protein translates to MISSSANLYQVGGSLPARSQTYVQRQADRELLQRLLNGEFCYVFNARQMGKSSLRVQVMARLREAGVIPGALDLTAIGTQQVNVEQWYAAIAAILSKQFQLKTNLRQWWRDRLELPPPARLGEFIGEILLAKTQQPLVILIDEIDSILALKFATDDFFALIRSCYNRRADQPQYQRLSFALFGVATPGELIADKNRTPFNVGRGISLQGFKRQEATPLVEGLAAIFAQPIAALEHILYWTGGQPFLMQKLCQLLLDSYQEQSSREQICGQDTQPFIDSCVQEKILHHWEAQDEPEHLKTIRDRLLYDEKRVGELLSLYRQVWRSEQSPAEVLSIAAIECPAQTELLLSGIVEKRDGYLRVKNPIYYQVFNRDWVDEQLNRLRPYASLLNAWIESGYQDESRLLRGKALQEALDWTQQKGLGDLDYRYLSASQDLEQREIQVRLERARLEEAEARLEIEWESSRRQRRLLAGLTVALVGAIALGIGTFRAYQQTAVSEIKAMMAASKGSFASNEQLDALIQALQARQNYQQLQFIPAGVSQDLDRQTQESLQRALYGNYQFHRLQAHSELSLGLDFSADGQFFATSGIDQTAKIWRRDGTLVQTLSHTSTVQSIKFSPDSQSLAVATFEGTIYIWSVNGTLEKTLKDHRAEVAEVAWSPDGRQLVSVGRDVNVRLWSVADRNLLQVLEGHETFSRTVDFHPQGHQFASLSVDGTLKIWGTDGQLLQSFDEVDAPGLAIAYSPDGELIVAGYSDHKVRLWHPSEGLLKTLSHHEAGVTTVAFSPDGQRFASAGVDRELKIWSRQGTLLQQLKGHNSHLRRVAFSPEGTEVGSLGEDGVLNRWQVGNPFRQVLQGHGDVVWGADYLPQSSPLNLQLATVSGLDVQLWDSQGELLNHLQQVSSRRFYSMAVHPQEPRLVAGTSGGEMVQVDLATGSSRSWQGDGVGIMALAYGLDGRWLVSGGVSFPLKVWTRNESGDYQLYHTLEGHRDQVWALTFSPDGSYFVSGSLDGVIKVWELGLDYDGGRSRFEATPRVTIDSQQGAIWGIAVSPDHQQIATTTRDGWLTIWNREGEAVTQVNVAEDQGLTRLDWSADGRWLAVGRVDGKIDLYTPEGEFVISLVGHESEVLTLAFRPDSQGLISGGQDSLAIHWDLESILRTNLMEAGCDRIRDYLQHSQERMGTEGLCKRFF